One region of Quercus lobata isolate SW786 chromosome 2, ValleyOak3.0 Primary Assembly, whole genome shotgun sequence genomic DNA includes:
- the LOC115973162 gene encoding glycine-rich protein 23-like, which translates to MGSVMARKFVWVVLCVALVVSCECVENRKLEKKGGEGEVKKPERFFDNPGWIGGGGGGGGGGDGNGGGGGGFGGGFSHGGKGFSFRHSFSFGKGYGFGFGSGRPSIGFAKPDCIEKGRGGGIGGGGIGGGGGFGGGGGAGGGGGIGGKHPKRNHHQVGGGIGGGGVGGGIGGGGSEGGIGGGAGGGTGKGIAGGGGTGGGIKGGTGGGGGEGGGIGGGSGGGFGGGKGGGGSGGGGGGGGGGGIGKGIGGGAGVGEGTGGGEEISGGGGGGVGGGGGTGSKVNGSLEPVGAKKP; encoded by the exons ATGGGGAGTGTAATGGCGAGGAAGTTTGTTTGGGTGGTTTTGTGTGTTGCTTTGGTGGTGAGCTGTGAGTGTGTGGAAAACAGGAAACTAGAGAAGAAAGGTGGAGAAGGAGAAGTGAAGAAGCCAGAGAGGTTCTTCGATAATCCAGGGtggattggtggtggtggtggtggtggaggaggcGGAGAtggtaatggtggtggtggtggtggttttgggGGTGGTTTTAGTCACGGAGGAAAAGGATTCAGTTTCAGGCATTCTTTTAGTTTTGGCAAGGGATATGGTTTCGGCTTTGGTTCAGGAAGGCCTAGCATTGGTTTTGCAAAGCCTGATTGTATTGAAAAAGGTCGTGGCGGCGGAATTGGTGGTGGCGGTATTGGAGGCGGTGGTGGGTTTGGCGGTGGGGGTGgagctggtggtggtggtggcattGGTGGAAAGCATCCTAAGAGAAATCATCATCAAGTTGGTGGTGGAATTGGAGGAGGTGGTGTTGGGGGAGGAATTGGTGGTGGAGGTAGTGAAGGAGGAATAGGTGGTGGTGCTGGGGGTGGCACTGGAAAAGGAATCGCTGGAGGAGGTGGTACAGGAGGAGGCATTAAAGGAGGAACAGGTGGAGGTGGTGGCGAAGGTGGGGGGATTGGTGGTGGTTCTGGTGGGGGATTTGGAGGAG GCAAAggtggtggtggcagtggtggtggtggcggtggtggtggaggaggaggcaTTGGCAAGGGAATAGGAGGAGGTGCTGGTGTTGGTGAAGGCACTGGCGGTGGAGAAGAGATTagtggaggtggtggaggaggagttGGTGGCGGTGGTGGCACTGGCAGCAAGGTTAATGGCTCTTTGGAACCGGTTGGGGCAAAAAAACCTTGA